The Polypterus senegalus isolate Bchr_013 chromosome 1, ASM1683550v1, whole genome shotgun sequence genome includes a window with the following:
- the LOC120533840 gene encoding extracellular calcium-sensing receptor-like, with protein sequence MLLRIIVLALSVRGENPLCNLWGNPDNPLLSKTGDLMLGGIFTLHNNIIESKPTLKSTPETLNCKGLNYKEYQFAEAMIFAIEQINSRTDILPKVSLGYKIYDACSTVSLAIKAAMALMSGAGEAQSSTLPCSQQSSIHAIIGESSSSTTISIATLVGQFNIPVISHFATCACLSNRKQFPTFFRTIPSDYYQSRALAQLVKHFGWTWVGTIRSDNDYGNSGMATFRKTAEQEGICIEYSEVIYRTNPREKFLKTVEVIKMSSAKTIVSFASLIDVEFLAKELLLQNVTGLQWVGSESWVSAKNVATKENYRIFKGAIGFSIANAGIPGLKEFLLSVRPSSTPGNTGLIKLWEDMFDCSFNASNSKTCTGLEDLQQVSNLYTDVSELGITYNVYKAVYAVAYAVHNLLACQDNQELCIAKQKDTLPLQVLQYMKKVNFSVSNGDYVNFDINGDPPARYELVNWQLSINGITEFVNIGFYDASLSEGKQFIMNNNSIVWAGDYGQIPKSVCSENCHPGTRKATQKGKPVCCFDCLPCAEGEISNSTDAIHCTKCPLEYRANEEKDQCILKEIEFLSYDEIMGIILIIFALLGALLTSTVTAVFFKFRDTPIVKANNSELSFLLLISLTLCFLCSLTFIGEPTQWSCMLRHTAFGITFVLCISCVLGKTIVVLMAFRATMPGSKIMKCFGPTQQRLSVLTFTLLQTLICIVWLVKYPPFPQKNVNFNKELIILECDMGSTVAFYIVLGYIGLLSVLCFVLAFLARKLPDNFNEAKFITFSMLVFCTVWITFIPSYISSPGKYTVAVEVFAILASSFGLLLCIFAPKCYIILLKPDKNSKKHVMGKSQSKSL encoded by the exons CTTAAGTCAACTCCTGAAACATTAAACTGTAAAGG tttaaattataAAGAATATCAGTTTGCTGAAGCCATGATTTTTGCGATTGAACAAATAAACAGCCGAACAGATATTTTGCCCAAAGTGTCACTGGGATATAAGATATATGATGCTTGTAGCACAGTTTCTTTGGCAATTAAAGCTGCAATGGCACTAATGAGTGGAGCAGGTGAAGCACAATCATCAACTCTGCCGTGTTCTCAACAGTCTAGCATTCACGCAATCATAGGAGAGTCTTCCTCTTCTACAACTATTAGTATTGCTACACTTGTTGGACAATTTAACATTCCAGTG ATCAGTCATTTTGCTACTTGTGCATGTCTCAGCAACAGGAAACAGTTTCCCACTTTTTTCAGAACAATACCAAGTGATTATTATCAAAGCAGGGCACTGGCACAACTTGTCAAGCACTTTGGATGGACATGGGTGGGGACAATAAGAAGTGACAATGACTACGGCAATTCTGGCATGGCCACCTTTAGAAAAACAGCTGAACAGGAAGGTATCTGCATTGAATATTCAGAAGTTATTTACAGAACCAATCCAAGAGAGAAATTTCTTAAAACAGTCGAAGTAATTAAAATGTCTTCTGCAAAGACTATTGTATCTTTTGCGTCTTTAATAGATGTGGAATTTTTAGCTAAGGAACTGCTGCTTCAGAATGTTACAGGTTTACAATGGGTAGGCAGTGAGTCCTGGGTGTCTGCCAAAAATGTGGCAACTAAAGAAAACTACAGAATTTTTAAAGGGGCAATTGGCTTTTCAATCGCTAATGCAGGAATCCCAGGGTTGAAAGAATTTTTACTGTCAGTTCGTCCATCTAGCACTCCAGGCAATACAGGTTTGATTAAACTTTGGGAAGACATGTTTGATTGCAGTTTCAATGCTTCAAATTCTAAAACCTGTACAGGATTGGAGGATTTACAGCAAGTTAGTAATCTGTACACTGATGTTTCTGAATTAGGAATTACATATAATGTGTACAAAGCTGTATATGCTGTAGCATATGCGGTCCACAACCTTCTAGCTTGCCAGGATAATCAAGAACTCTGCATAGCTAAGCAAAAAGATACACTGCCACTACAG gtACTGCAATACATGAAGAAGGTTAATTTTAGTGTCAGCAATGGTGATTATGTGAACTTTGACATTAATGGAGATCCTCCTGCAAGATATGAATTGGTAAATTGGCAGCTTAGCATAAATGGAATCACAGAATTTGTGAATATTGGATTTTATGATGCATCTTTATCAGAAGGAAAGCAGTTCATAATGAACAACAACAGCATTGTGTGGGCTGGTGATTATGGACAG ATTCCAAAATCAGTATGCAGTGAAAACTGTCATCCTGGTACGCGTAAGGCCACACAGAAAGGAAAGCCTGTCTGCTGTTTTGATTGCCTACCATGTGCAGAAGGAGAAATTAGCAATAGCACAG ATGCAATTCACTGCACAAAGTGTCCTTTGGAATACCGGGCCAATGAAGAGAAAGACCAATGCATTTTGAAGGAAATTGAATTTTTGTCTTATGATGAAATAATGGGGATTATATTAATCATATTTGCTTTACTAGGAGCTTTGTTAACTTCCACAGTTACTGCTGTGTTTTTCAAGTTCAGAGATACTCCAATTGTGAAAGCTAATAATTCAGAACTAagctttcttcttcttatttcattGACGCTGTGTTTTCTGTGCTCACTTACATTTATTGGGGAGCCCACTCAGTGGTCCTGCATGTTACGACACACAGCTTTTGGGATCACATTTGTTCTTTGCATCTCGTGTGTTCTGGGGAAAACAATAGTTGTGCTTATGGCTTTTAGAGCAACAATGCCTGGTAGCAAAATAATGAAATGCTTTGGACCAACTCAACAGCGGTTAAGTGTTTTAACATTCACACTTTTACAGACTTTGATATGCATTGTTTGGTTAGTAAAATATCCTCCATTCCCCCAAAAGAATGTGAACTTTAACAAGGAACTAATCATTTTAGAATGTGATATGGGATCCACAGTagctttttatattgtattaggATATATTGGCCTGTTatcagttttgtgttttgttttggcttttctTGCTCGGAAATTACCAGATAATTTCAATGAGGCAAAATTTATCACATTCAGCATGCTGGTGTTCTGTACTGTTTGGATCACATTTATTCCATCTTATATCAGTTCTCCTGGAAAGTATACAGTAGCTGTAGAGGTATTTGCTATTCTGGCATCAAGTTTTGGCTTACTTCTCTGCATATTTGCTCCAAAATGTTATATCATATTGTTAAAACCAGATAAGAattcaaaaaaacatgtaatgggtaaatcacagtcaaaatcactttaa